One segment of Onychomys torridus chromosome 3, mOncTor1.1, whole genome shotgun sequence DNA contains the following:
- the Fmc1 gene encoding protein FMC1 homolog: protein MAALGPPARTLRGLLRELRYLNAATGRPYRDTAAYRYLVKAFRAHRVTSEKLCRAQHELHFQAATYLCLLRSIRQHVALHQEFHGKGERSVEESAGLVGLQLPHQPGGKGWEP from the exons ATGGCGGCCCTGGGGCCCCCGGCGCGCACTCTGAGAGGCCTTCTGCGGGAGCTGCGCTACCTGAACGCGGCCACCGGGCGACCGTATCGCGACACAGCAGCCTACCGGTACCTGGTGAAGGCTTTCCGAGCACATCGG GTCACCAGTGAGAAGCTGTGCAGAGCCCAGCATGAGCTTCATTTCCAAGCcgccacctatctctgcctcttgcGAAGCATTCGGCAACATGTGGCCCTTCATCAGGAATTTCATGGCAAGGGTGAGCGTTCAGTGGAGGAGTCTGCTGGTTTGGTGGGCCTCCAGTTGCCCCATCAGCCTGGAGGGAAGGGCTGGGAGCCGTGA